A window of the Dyadobacter pollutisoli genome harbors these coding sequences:
- a CDS encoding winged helix-turn-helix transcriptional regulator — MKGMTEEQAMKYLQDTLFVVGGKWKLPILRAIHSGNYRFRDIQRSVTSITTRVLSKELKHLEENRLVIRTVDHSPLAVEYKVSEYTLSLLPVIKEMILWGKNHRKKISEK, encoded by the coding sequence ATGAAAGGAATGACAGAAGAACAAGCAATGAAGTATTTGCAAGATACATTGTTTGTCGTAGGCGGTAAATGGAAACTCCCAATATTGAGAGCAATACATAGTGGGAATTATCGCTTTCGTGATATACAACGAAGTGTGACTTCAATTACAACGAGGGTTTTATCAAAAGAATTAAAACACCTTGAAGAGAACAGGTTAGTAATTAGAACGGTTGATCACTCGCCACTTGCAGTCGAGTATAAAGTGTCCGAATATACGCTTTCTCTACTGCCTGTCATTAAAGAAATGATTTTATGGGGCAAAAACCACAGAAAGAAAATTAGTGAGAAATAA
- a CDS encoding fibrobacter succinogenes major paralogous domain-containing protein — MDKNTEIITDVDGNVYHTISIGTQVWMVENLKTTKYNDGTEIPFIFDTAEAWYELNSPGYCWYDDNENYMETTGALYNWHTLNTGKLCPKGWHIPTDKEWSILAEFLGGEIVAGGKMKAIGTEFWSSPNAGATNLSGFTALYGSFRGKSGFIPLSNGTLLFWSGTAYDDVDAWAWYLRFDSEALGRNHGGKYHGFSVRCLKDG; from the coding sequence ATGGACAAGAACACAGAAATAATTACTGATGTCGACGGTAATGTTTATCACACGATATCCATTGGCACTCAAGTATGGATGGTAGAAAATCTAAAAACCACAAAATACAACGATGGTACTGAAATCCCATTTATATTCGATACCGCTGAAGCTTGGTATGAGCTGAATTCACCAGGTTATTGCTGGTACGATGATAATGAGAATTATATGGAAACAACAGGTGCTTTGTATAATTGGCACACCCTAAATACTGGTAAACTTTGTCCGAAAGGTTGGCACATACCAACGGACAAAGAATGGTCAATATTGGCGGAATTTCTTGGTGGCGAAATTGTAGCGGGTGGAAAAATGAAAGCAATAGGTACAGAATTTTGGTCAAGCCCAAACGCCGGTGCAACTAATTTAAGCGGATTTACAGCTTTATACGGCAGTTTCCGTGGCAAAAGCGGATTTATTCCTTTAAGCAATGGCACTTTGTTATTTTGGAGTGGCACAGCTTATGACGATGTGGATGCCTGGGCTTGGTATTTGCGGTTCGACAGCGAAGCCCTGGGTAGAAACCATGGTGGAAAGTATCACGGCTTTTCTGTGCGATGCTTAAAGGATGGATAG
- a CDS encoding helix-turn-helix domain-containing protein encodes MEQRPIQRIRTISEFHRLRGLSQPEHPLISVVDYALIKRPADIGEVNLIFDFYQVSVKRGMNAKLKYGQQAYDFDEGVMFFAAPNQVFNIRPNPISTAERSGWLLFIHPDFFWDTPLAKAIKQYEFFDYSVNEALWLSRKEEVTINRIIQNIQQEYRATIDAFSKQIISSQIESLLSYSKRFYNRQFITREKSNHQILDQLEKILTSYFTKDDLASKGLPTVQYIADKLNVSPKYLSSLLNVLIGQSTQQYIHDKLIEKAKETLSTTNLSVSEVSYTLGFEHSQSFSKFFKTKTNLSPLAFRRSFH; translated from the coding sequence ATGGAACAACGGCCGATACAACGAATAAGAACAATCAGTGAATTTCACCGATTGAGAGGTCTATCCCAACCCGAGCACCCGCTCATCAGCGTTGTTGATTACGCCTTGATAAAACGACCCGCTGATATTGGCGAAGTAAATTTGATTTTTGATTTCTACCAGGTTTCCGTTAAACGGGGCATGAACGCCAAACTCAAATATGGCCAACAGGCGTACGATTTTGATGAAGGTGTTATGTTCTTCGCTGCACCCAATCAAGTTTTTAACATTCGGCCTAACCCAATCTCAACAGCCGAACGTTCAGGCTGGTTATTATTCATTCATCCTGATTTCTTTTGGGACACACCGCTCGCCAAGGCGATTAAACAATACGAGTTTTTTGATTATTCGGTGAACGAAGCCTTGTGGCTTTCAAGAAAGGAAGAAGTAACCATCAATCGTATTATTCAAAACATTCAACAGGAATATCGTGCCACTATTGATGCCTTTAGCAAGCAGATCATTAGTTCACAAATTGAAAGCCTGCTTAGTTATTCGAAGCGGTTTTACAATCGTCAGTTCATCACAAGGGAAAAATCGAATCATCAAATTTTAGACCAGTTGGAAAAGATATTGACTAGCTACTTTACTAAGGATGATTTGGCGTCGAAAGGTTTGCCTACTGTTCAATACATTGCCGATAAATTAAACGTGTCCCCGAAATATTTAAGCAGCCTACTGAACGTATTGATTGGGCAAAGCACCCAACAATATATACACGACAAGTTGATTGAAAAGGCCAAAGAAACACTTTCGACCACTAATTTATCGGTTAGCGAAGTTTCATATACGTTGGGATTCGAGCACTCTCAATCATTCAGTAAGTTCTTTAAGACGAAAACGAATCTTTCGCCCTTGGCCTTTAGACGGTCATTCCATTAA
- a CDS encoding serine hydrolase domain-containing protein — translation MRKACFVVTILLASLSVSFAQSWQDTLTVIDQLCSRYQPDRPGCQLSISRYGKLIYSKAWGMADMERQVPLTNSSIIEAGSVSKQFTAAAVLLLEQQQKLSLQDNIRKYVPELPIYHYPITISQLMHHTSGLRDWGAIAQLAGWPRTTKTYSNADALQIISEQKGLNNIPGGKFIYSNSNYNLLAIIVQRVSGMSLAEFTRKYIFIPAGMVHTQWRDDFKRVVANRALAYSVDEGQFKTEMPNENAYGNGGLLTTTEDLLKWNEYYWSGQFGTPSLLAKLIEPDRFIDGSLNPYGAGLFISRRYGLEFIQHSGATASYRAMLERFPQLGLSIAWLSNSAQFDTASTNLIVEVEKLFIKEVSPNEDTSDPSPSHPIVVPLARLEKYAGEYQSGMTGNISFTIADKRLAFDDQALVPLNATQFKWREGTLDFTEINEVTYINPPFDRFTFYKVDSTEAANDLYLGTYYSDEVKTSFTVQLKNGKLLLYQAPANDNPIIAINKDHFMVPNLRADLRFVKSKTGQVVQFTITTARAFNIKFTKVK, via the coding sequence ATGCGGAAAGCATGCTTTGTAGTAACCATACTTCTTGCCTCATTATCTGTATCTTTTGCACAATCCTGGCAGGACACTCTTACCGTCATAGATCAACTATGCAGCCGTTATCAGCCTGATCGTCCCGGATGTCAACTATCAATTAGCCGTTATGGGAAGCTGATTTATTCAAAGGCATGGGGCATGGCCGACATGGAGCGTCAAGTACCGCTTACTAATTCTTCGATTATTGAGGCTGGCTCAGTTTCCAAACAGTTTACAGCAGCAGCCGTCTTACTACTTGAACAGCAACAAAAACTGAGTTTACAGGATAACATACGAAAGTATGTCCCTGAACTCCCGATCTATCATTATCCCATTACCATTAGCCAGCTAATGCATCATACCAGCGGCCTGCGTGACTGGGGCGCTATTGCCCAACTCGCAGGTTGGCCGCGGACCACCAAGACCTACAGTAATGCGGATGCGTTACAAATTATCTCGGAGCAAAAGGGCCTTAACAACATCCCCGGTGGAAAGTTTATTTACAGCAATTCAAATTATAACCTGCTTGCTATCATCGTGCAGCGGGTAAGCGGTATGAGCTTGGCCGAGTTTACCCGAAAATATATCTTTATACCTGCCGGCATGGTCCATACCCAATGGCGTGACGATTTTAAGAGAGTGGTAGCTAACCGCGCTTTGGCTTACAGCGTAGATGAAGGACAATTTAAAACCGAGATGCCCAATGAGAATGCTTACGGCAATGGAGGCCTTTTAACCACGACCGAGGATTTGCTCAAATGGAATGAATACTATTGGAGTGGTCAGTTTGGTACTCCCTCGCTACTGGCAAAACTAATAGAGCCCGACCGGTTCATCGACGGAAGTCTTAATCCATATGGCGCGGGCTTATTTATAAGTAGGCGATACGGACTTGAATTCATTCAGCATTCAGGCGCAACGGCCAGTTACCGGGCCATGCTGGAACGGTTCCCTCAATTGGGCCTGTCGATCGCCTGGTTAAGTAACTCAGCTCAGTTCGACACGGCAAGTACCAACTTAATTGTTGAAGTGGAAAAACTCTTCATTAAAGAGGTTTCACCAAACGAAGATACCTCCGATCCATCCCCCAGCCACCCTATTGTTGTACCCCTTGCCCGATTGGAAAAATATGCTGGCGAGTATCAAAGTGGGATGACGGGAAATATATCGTTCACGATTGCAGATAAACGATTAGCCTTTGACGACCAGGCTTTGGTTCCCTTAAACGCCACGCAGTTTAAATGGCGTGAAGGTACCCTCGACTTTACCGAAATTAACGAAGTGACTTACATTAACCCTCCTTTTGATCGCTTTACATTTTATAAGGTTGATTCGACGGAAGCAGCCAATGATCTCTACTTGGGTACCTACTATTCTGATGAAGTAAAAACTTCGTTTACCGTTCAACTGAAAAATGGGAAACTGCTTCTGTACCAAGCCCCGGCCAACGACAACCCAATTATTGCGATCAATAAGGACCATTTTATGGTTCCAAATTTGCGGGCTGATCTTAGGTTTGTCAAATCGAAAACAGGTCAAGTTGTACAATTTACGATAACCACAGCTCGGGCTTTCAATATAAAATTTACCAAGGTAAAATAA
- a CDS encoding LytR/AlgR family response regulator transcription factor, with translation MRISCIIVEDEPLAMERATDYVLRVPLLDLLATFTNAEDAFTFLKFNRVDLVFLDINLGALSGINLLESTRIDSHVIITTAYHEFALKGFELSVTDYLLKPFTFERFIKAVGKVETNLATKRLPEKKWIFVKTENRLEKILLEDIMYIEGMRDYRRIHTTNKKIMTLQTFTDFEKEIAAHIICRIHKSFMVSLDKIETIEKEKVKINNIFIPISATYRSLFLNLLGK, from the coding sequence ATGAGAATCAGTTGCATTATTGTGGAAGATGAGCCTCTGGCGATGGAACGGGCAACAGACTATGTGCTTCGCGTGCCGTTGCTGGATCTGTTGGCAACTTTCACTAATGCAGAAGACGCTTTTACTTTTTTGAAGTTTAACCGGGTTGACCTGGTCTTTTTGGACATTAACCTTGGAGCCCTTTCCGGCATCAATTTGTTGGAATCAACTCGTATAGACAGCCATGTGATCATCACTACCGCGTATCATGAATTTGCGTTAAAAGGCTTTGAATTAAGCGTTACAGATTACCTTTTAAAACCTTTTACATTTGAAAGGTTTATCAAGGCAGTTGGTAAAGTGGAGACTAATCTGGCAACAAAAAGACTTCCGGAAAAGAAGTGGATATTCGTAAAAACCGAGAACCGTTTGGAAAAAATCTTATTGGAAGACATCATGTATATTGAGGGGATGCGGGATTATCGCCGGATTCACACAACTAATAAGAAGATTATGACTTTACAGACTTTTACCGATTTTGAAAAAGAGATTGCTGCCCACATCATTTGCAGGATACACAAATCCTTTATGGTATCTCTCGATAAAATCGAAACCATTGAAAAAGAAAAGGTGAAGATCAATAATATTTTTATACCTATTTCCGCTACTTACCGCAGCCTTTTCTTAAATCTGCTCGGAAAATAA
- a CDS encoding sensor histidine kinase has product MKKSISALLQLGYWILYGMLLVVLFFLLTLFQRPPMSFVHWCRIMLGFAITPGLIGFYSFYLFLFPYYLRTRKALYLLSLSLIAAVLATLAGMIVLTLLLNSTYLENDGINGAIALAIPLAFIALVNGMAGFVIRGFESWFHDIKLKAELNQRNYQMELALIKSQIDPHFLFNTINNIDILIEKDSVKASAYLNKLSDIMRFMLYETKTNRILLTKELVYIEKYIALQKVRTSNVNAINCIIQGDPGSKMIAPMLFIPFIENAFKHTNLTIDGAVRITFVIDKKKVMFECENLVEQTLQTEKQLGGLGKELMEKRLALLYPAKHHLLSTFDNHHYRVKLAVDA; this is encoded by the coding sequence ATGAAAAAGTCGATCAGCGCATTGCTTCAGCTAGGGTATTGGATACTGTACGGAATGCTTCTCGTCGTATTATTCTTTCTCTTGACATTATTTCAAAGGCCCCCGATGAGTTTCGTTCATTGGTGCCGGATTATGTTGGGATTTGCGATTACCCCAGGATTAATCGGTTTTTACTCGTTTTACTTATTCTTGTTTCCTTATTATCTGCGAACGAGAAAGGCACTTTACCTGCTGTCACTGTCACTCATTGCTGCTGTGCTGGCGACTCTGGCTGGAATGATTGTGTTGACACTGCTGCTAAATTCAACATATCTGGAAAATGATGGAATTAACGGCGCTATTGCCCTGGCGATTCCATTAGCTTTTATTGCTTTGGTTAATGGCATGGCCGGGTTTGTGATCCGGGGTTTTGAATCCTGGTTTCACGACATTAAGCTTAAAGCGGAACTAAATCAAAGAAATTACCAGATGGAGCTGGCCCTGATCAAATCGCAGATAGATCCTCATTTTCTATTCAATACCATTAACAACATTGATATACTGATTGAAAAAGACAGTGTAAAAGCGTCCGCATATTTGAACAAGCTTTCCGATATCATGCGATTTATGTTGTACGAAACGAAAACAAACAGGATACTTCTGACGAAAGAACTTGTATACATTGAGAAATACATTGCATTACAGAAAGTCCGCACCTCTAATGTCAATGCAATAAATTGTATAATACAAGGTGATCCGGGCTCCAAAATGATAGCACCCATGCTGTTCATCCCCTTTATTGAAAATGCATTTAAACATACCAATTTAACAATAGATGGCGCTGTAAGGATTACATTCGTTATTGATAAAAAAAAGGTCATGTTCGAATGCGAGAATCTGGTTGAGCAAACCCTGCAAACGGAAAAACAATTAGGAGGCCTTGGAAAAGAATTGATGGAAAAACGGCTCGCATTGCTGTATCCCGCAAAACATCATTTACTAAGCACCTTCGACAATCATCATTATCGGGTCAAACTAGCCGTGGACGCATGA
- a CDS encoding ABC transporter permease has protein sequence MMVILHSFQSEWIKKKRSSASWLTLFGALFIPAIVLIKRMLEAEKLIGSNSSGKIWNLLYSQCWNYMSIFVLPVGIILTASLIAQIEYRNNCWKQVHTTPQSFTVLFFAKFCITITLLIQFFLLFNLGIVLTGILPAPLYADVPFPKQDFPYQGFLTGNAKFFLYSLPILSLQYLLSIHIRNFMIPIGVGFAMVIASLIAVTWKYGFLLPYTYCSMQFLIHDNRIDPNVNIYGWSGGYFVLFTVLNYILYIKQKNRG, from the coding sequence ATGATGGTAATCTTACACAGTTTTCAAAGCGAGTGGATCAAGAAAAAGCGTAGCTCCGCTTCCTGGCTCACACTTTTCGGCGCACTTTTCATTCCTGCCATTGTGCTGATTAAAAGAATGTTGGAGGCGGAGAAATTGATCGGGAGCAATTCCTCGGGAAAGATCTGGAATCTGCTTTACAGTCAATGTTGGAATTATATGTCCATTTTTGTGTTACCCGTTGGAATTATTTTAACAGCTAGTCTAATCGCTCAGATCGAATACCGCAACAATTGTTGGAAACAAGTGCACACTACGCCGCAAAGTTTCACAGTCCTCTTTTTTGCTAAATTTTGCATCACGATCACCTTGTTGATCCAATTTTTTCTTCTTTTCAATTTAGGGATAGTTCTGACTGGCATTTTACCAGCGCCACTTTATGCAGATGTACCATTTCCTAAACAGGATTTTCCCTACCAGGGGTTTTTGACCGGAAATGCCAAATTCTTTCTTTACAGCCTACCGATCCTCTCTTTGCAATATCTGCTTAGTATCCACATCCGGAATTTCATGATTCCAATCGGCGTTGGCTTTGCAATGGTCATTGCGTCGCTCATTGCTGTAACCTGGAAGTATGGCTTTTTGTTACCGTATACTTATTGCTCAATGCAATTTTTGATCCATGATAACCGTATTGATCCCAATGTGAATATCTATGGTTGGTCAGGGGGATATTTCGTGCTATTCACGGTTTTGAATTATATCCTTTATATTAAACAAAAGAACAGGGGCTGA
- a CDS encoding ABC transporter ATP-binding protein → MYIIQTNGLCHQFGRGDRVVNELTLRVPQGSIYGFFGPNGAGKTTTLKLILGLIKKQTGQIHIYGKPLEQNRVSILKQIGSLIDSPSLYGHLTAVENLLVFQKLYQCRKERIDQVLELVGLSRTADKKVGRFSLGMKQRLGIAIALLHNPSFLILDEPTNGLDPSGMLEIREMLSRMNQQHGISILVSSHLLSEMEKLVSHVGIINKGQLIYEGALDDLMAKSRQTSKVIWNTSNAAKAMETLSGRHNAEKLDENKLITPNLPKSQIDEMNRELLGADVSVYSISGNNKDLESIFIDLIGN, encoded by the coding sequence ATGTACATAATACAAACCAATGGCTTATGCCATCAATTTGGTAGGGGCGATCGTGTTGTAAATGAACTTACCTTGCGAGTTCCGCAAGGAAGTATCTACGGATTCTTTGGCCCGAACGGCGCAGGGAAAACCACCACGCTCAAGCTTATCCTCGGATTAATCAAAAAACAGACTGGCCAGATCCATATTTATGGTAAGCCGCTGGAACAAAACCGGGTCTCCATCCTAAAACAAATTGGGAGTTTGATCGACAGTCCATCTTTATACGGGCATCTTACCGCAGTCGAAAACTTATTGGTTTTCCAGAAACTCTATCAATGCCGTAAAGAACGAATTGATCAGGTCCTCGAACTGGTTGGGTTATCGCGGACAGCTGATAAAAAAGTGGGCCGTTTTTCACTAGGAATGAAGCAGCGGCTTGGAATTGCCATTGCTTTGCTACACAATCCAAGCTTTTTGATCCTGGATGAGCCAACAAATGGACTGGATCCCAGCGGTATGCTCGAAATACGTGAAATGTTGAGCAGAATGAATCAACAGCACGGAATTTCGATACTTGTTTCCAGCCATTTACTTTCTGAAATGGAAAAACTTGTAAGCCACGTTGGAATCATAAACAAGGGTCAGCTGATTTACGAGGGTGCGCTCGATGACCTGATGGCCAAAAGCAGGCAAACTTCAAAAGTAATTTGGAATACGAGCAATGCAGCAAAAGCAATGGAAACTCTTAGTGGTAGGCATAATGCGGAGAAACTCGATGAAAACAAACTGATAACGCCCAATTTGCCAAAATCTCAGATCGATGAAATGAACCGTGAGCTGTTGGGCGCCGACGTTTCAGTGTACAGTATCAGTGGTAATAACAAAGATCTTGAAAGCATTTTTATAGACCTGATCGGCAACTAA